The sequence GAAGGGGAAAAATGCAATTTGCTCCAGTTCCAAATCAAAACCATTCACTTTGCCATCAGCCCAGGTGCCCGATATGAGGTTTGAGGCCAAAAGATCCTCCATCCAATGGATGTAATTTGATTTGTTGGGTACTGTAGGACACAGCTGCCCATCAGGACTCCACCTACAAACCGTAAGCCACCATTATATTAACTGTTAAGATTTATCACATTGGTTGAACAGAGTTtctgagagttgcatatatggacttggacaatcttcCCCATCGAACTAGCTTTTggattgagttaggtccaagtctcaatcttaatatAGTATCTTAGCTCAGGCCCACCATTATGTGTTGGACTTCCCATAATTAAGTCACATGTTAATGTCTTTCATGCTCTCGTTGTTCATTCATGGACATGAGGAAGATCTGTTATCGATTGTATAGAATTCATAAGAATTGTATATATAAACTTGCTCCTCTTGAGCTAGCCTTTTGACGGTGAGCTAGGTCCAAGTCTCTATCTTAACATTAACCAAATTACAAGAAACATCAACAAACTTAGTAACTAAACGTTGTGTCACGACATTGTTTCAGCTAAGAAAAATTATCGCAGAATGTTTCCATTTGAACCTGAACATAATCAAATACATGGATACGCaagaagaaaggaaaaaaaggaGCAAAGACGACAGATAGACGATATTCGATAGCATAAGGTcactaaacaaaataaaagcAACATAGCCAAAGTGTTCAATATTTAAAGATTTGAACTTGCAAATTAAAAAACTTTGCATGTGAAACAGGAATAGCAGCAAAAgtttccccaaaaaaaaaaaattagcatacCAGTCGATTCCATGATCATGGAGTAGTAAAACCCTGGTCAACTCTCGGGTGGCATTAAAATCCGTCCAGTCGATTTTGGGTTTACCTTCACGAGAGTAGAAACGTAGGACCGGAAACTGGGGTAGAGAGAAGCCAGGAAGCAGAAATCTGGTGGATTTTCAGAGTATTTGTTCCGTGGGTGAATACCTCGCGTCTCTCCGTCGCTCTTCCTCTACCTTTTGCTCGGCATGGCCGCCACCCCTCACCGCGAGCAAGAATCCCCCGCCTCTCGGTGTGTTATAAGTACGCAACAAAAGCGCCATAAAGGCATGACTAGcgatttgaaaaaaaatcttaaattttaatcaCTTAGAGCAACCGCAAGCCCCACTATCTCATCAAAAATCGTAGAGTGCACATGTCACATACACATTACATTAACACATCTATTCTCTCACATTCATTTTAACACACACACTCATTATTTATAGGTCATGTTGTCCACTCATTCATCTTATTcttactttaaattaaataaattcaatttcaaattttttaagaaatttaaattattattattttatattaataataatatgtttttaaataacattaaataaGGAAACaacgtttagcgacggtttgtggaaatccgtcgctaaatgtcaaatattttttaaaaaaaaaccagacAGATGGGcgttcataaaaaatataaaatataattaaaataattcaaaacacgTGTGGCCCGCGTGTCAGCAAATCAGCCACGatatttcaaaaaccgtcgctaattgtccaatttttttaaaaaaataaactgacACAGGGGCGTTCAAACTATAACGCCCACTCACAATGGAGATGGAGTGTTAAATGGGTGGGGTGCCCTTAGTAGTTCTGTGAGTGTTTATGTAAAACTTTTGAGTagatttcacgaatctttatctgtgagacagataattttattgatattcataataaaaataatattcttagaataaaaagtaatacattttcatggatgactcaaataagagatctgtctcacaaaatatgacccatTAAACCGTCTCACGCAAgtttttaccaaattttttttattaatatcttTAAAGTAATTAGGCTATTTTGTTTTGTTGTAAAAATTTTGCACTAGTTTAACATTTATCTGaaataataagataaaaataaaaatcacataGAAGATAGTGAAACAAAGAAATTAACAAACATAAACTTCAAAATGCATAATTTGCGGAATAAGATATGATAGATGCATTTGAGAAGATGAATTTTATaatctatattttaattataattttattgtgttttaaaaaaaaattataattttattgtttacaataaaaaatatatcaaatattaaatttacatcatatttatttacatattattaatagaaaatataatagatttcaaataacTAAGTGAACTtgatatatatagtaattaacttgaaatattatataaaaatataaaatagattaaatttatgattttatttttctaaacaatcaaaatatatttgaacttCGTTCATCTAAATTGAGACCCTCCCTCCACACACGCACCAAAATTAAAAGTTCAGAAACATGAGGTATTATTTTGGCAGATCGAAAACACTAGGGACTGACTCGGGAAACTCATAAAACATTGGGGACCGATATGTCAATAAGACATCCCCATAATGCTTGTATGTTTCACAATttcttttaatcttttttttttttacatttgtcATCATTTTAATGATAGAtactcaatttttaaaattattaatatcggGTGATTACATGTATCAAAATGCTTATATGTTCAACATCATTCTAAAAACATCATctagacaattttttttaacctaAATAtccaatttttattatttattttaaatttatctacTAATTCATCTATATCATATTCAAATTGAACGACATATTTACCATTTTATAGAaatgtttttgaattttgataccATTTGTGAGACATGTATGTAACAATAGCTATACCCATGTCACATTCACAATTAAAACAGCAATACATTTTTGCtacatataatcatatatatcaaagtgtatatatatatatattctaaatttgtaatatttaaaACTCGTTTCATATTTATATGTACACAAAGATTTGAAGACTCTTTCCTTGTTCAATTCTTATCAAATGTATTTAGATTTGAGAAACATGTAATGCTAAATTCAAAGTGTTGATTGAACGTTGATTGTTAAGTTTAAGCACATTTAATGCGAGCCCTTCTACTCAACTTCAGGATACAAACACATCAAGAAATTCTTCAATTTAATAGATTAAATCGTGTTCTACATCCAAATCAGATAACACGATTTGGTCCCGACTACAAGATTTATCTCCTTCATCTACATCAATCACAGAGGCCACATGATGAAGTGAAAGATCCAAGTTTTTTCAAGTGATTTAAATGCTCCAAATTCGACCAAGATATATAACAAAATGGAGGATCATAGCTGAAAATAAAAGAACCAGACACTGATAATTCGAATTAAACACCATGTGTATTCATATGGGAACAAAAACAGACAAAATTCCAAACCAAAAATGAAATCAAACGATACCATAAAGGATGTAGGTCACCAGATGTATATATTATCTGATTTAAAGCTTTTggcaaaagaaaaagatgacAAAAAGTAAAGATCCCTAACCATAAATCTAGCTAATTAAACCATGGTGGGTAGAACAGAGAAAAGGGGGGGAGATCAACGGTTGGAGTTGGGACATTCACGAGAAAAATGTCCCTCTTCACCACAGGTATAGCAGCCACCACCTCCTCCGCCGCCGCCTCCACCTCCTCCATATCTTCCACCTCCTCCACCGCCGCCATACCTACCCCCGCCGCCTCCACCGCCTCCCTGAGAGCAGTCTCTCGCCATATGCCCATTCTCACCACATTTGTAGCAACCTCCGCCTCCACCTCCGCCTCCGCTTCCGCCGCGATTCCCGCCTCGGCTTCCTCCGTACCCTCCGCTATCTCTACCCCCGTACCCGCCGCCATCTCTACCCCCGTTGTACCCGCCGCCATCTCTGCTCCCGTATCCACCGCCACCGCCGTTGTAACCGCCACCATCTCTACCCCCGTAGGAACCACCACGGGTGGTTCCTTGGACAGAGCTGCCGTCAGGACCCGTCACGTTGGCCGCCTTGGCCCTGCCATCGCTGCCGTACTCCACCACGAACTCGACGGACTCGCCGTCTCCGAGGCTGCGGAAACCATCGGACTTGATAGCTGATTGGTGGACGAACAGATCTTCACTCCCATCATCTGGAGTGATGAAACCAAAACCCTTTTGGTCATTGAACCACTTGACGGTGCCCGTTTTCAAATCAGCCATCTCTAAACCCTAGCTCGCCTCTCCTGCTCCCTTCTCAGTGGTGAAAGAGGGGATTTCGGTGCATTTTTATAGTAGCAGTTTAGGGTTAAACACAGGCGGATTTTATTTCTCGGTATACACTGATTTTAATTTCTCAATTCAATTCCGAATTATTTTCtcctataatttattttttgctttATTCCGATTCTATTTAATTGGAATGTAATAAATTGGTCGCGGTAAATTGCACTTATCATCAtgtaatataaaataatcatgtaatataaaataatgatgggtgtgtatatatatatattatcatctTTTTACACAATGTATGCATAAATATTAAAAGTTTTTGGTTTTAAATAATATTGACACGAAACACCtagaaattatattaattattaaaattaaaaatcttaaaaatattttttttatatttaaaagatGATATgatcatttgaaaatttaaaattatagataaaaataaattaatattttattgagaCATGTTCCTTATGGGTAaactttaatttattaaaacaaaattttatgatatatttaggtatagtttggtacaatagattgataaataatccttcTTATCCCACGTTTGGTATCTTTTTAGAAAGCTCATGATAATACCATGGGcccgtgataaataattttatacaaggataaaatatctcttttatgagatgtgataattttaatttaatgataaaaaaaacaccacaaatgacttaattgtcctcgatatataaaaatcttaaaccatatcgttctctcatttcaccgccccatcaaataaatatttttatttatttatctatattatataatatgataattatataaatgatttttataaagctcaataaaattataagtATCACtagattaaccttaaaaattgatatttgacttgactcacaaaatcaagggctcaattatcatattatataatatataaaattagataaaaataaataaatcatgcaagtactgtcggcgcatgaacagataagaaatatgaactcaagcaacaactttgaaattataaaatttattatgataaagtTAACTTtatcattacaatctaatatataaatttaatcactcttattaaaatcataccaaacattaaatataatatcttacatcttatttatccttatcttatctttatattatatatcacatgtttatcttatcatgtgtaccaaactatgcctcAGTGttcccaaaaatatttatatgccCCCTCGtatattatgataataaataCTCACGTGAGACGTTTTACATGTCTGTTTAGTGATATAGATTTTCGTTCCGACtcatttcatgaaaaatattagtattcatgataattataaatcaaatcaaaatgtCTAATCATTATAAACTATTGAGCTCGTCTCACATTAAACTTGCTCTATTATAATATggtattaataattaaatgtctttTAAACTTCTATATTGTTGGAAATTAAGCACATTTATCTTACATGCAGTATATTTTATGCTCGATTATTAAAAACGTTAGCTTTgaaatatcattaattttatatagaggttgattgttttgttttttttttttaagtttttacgAAATGGAAAATATTATTTGCTCTATTAGATGTgcttttttattaatatatatatagactttttaaaattttggtttagTCCACCCTTTAAAGTTTACATGGGCTCCATTTAATTTAGCCCGATATCATATTGCTTTATTCGCCCACCTTGTGGCCTTGGGTCTTTTAAGTTTTACCTAATACAACtttatttatttcactgcactcattttcttttaaaccggCTAATCAAATCCACATTTAAGGCATTGAACTTCttttatattttgtgagacgatgttgtgaatttattatatattcacGATATGAATTagattttttatgaattgatttgagataaaattagctcgtgagacgatctcataacaatttttgtgttttattgaataatttttataaaaaaaacattttgacTGAACAGTACTGTCGATTTTGACATTCCAATTTTGAATCTTCTAAAGTCAAAACAAGTTATCTATGGCACCAcacaacaattttatttttattttgttttcttttggttTGATGTCAAGAGATTGCGTTTATTGCGTGATTCATCATAGAAATTGGAATTATAACATGCTGATATTATCAAAACCATACAATTTTAATGTGATCAAATCAATTGATAAAAATAACAAGTAAAAAGCATACTAAAATTGCATATCAAAATGTATAATATCTCGACCCACCGCGTAGCATAGATGaatacttaaaaaaatttaacatagatatataagtcttttgtgagacggtcttacggatctGTATCCATGAAACGAGTCAATCAtgatcatatttacaataataagtaataattttgatataaaaagtaatattttttcattcgtgactcaaataagatatttattttacaaaattgacttgtgaaacaatctaacaaatttttttgtgtatatagattattatcaaataaatttgaGTGTTTTCAAATGACTaaggttttttgtttttttaaacaaaacaaaatagagTTCATTTACTCAACCTAACTACGTGAGGTCATTATGTAcaacaaatttcaaaaataatggaATCGAGTATTGAGATATTTGTGGaataatttttgtcaaatttatttttttaaaaatgacaaTGTTCAAATGTATTAGAGTATTTTCaaataaacatgaaaataatatatttttttaaaaaaatatttaaccaaaattattttactaacTACTGCTGGAATATTTGTAATCTATATTTTCTTGAGACCTGTTTGTATCCTAAATCATATACAACCTGTTTTTACTAGCCAGTAAACATGCATCTCGATTAACTCGTCTGagacaaaaaaatttttttttaatatttgtttttactTGTCTAAAACTTGTTGATTTTAACTTTGAAAACTTGGTGTGTCTTGTCCAGAGTAAATATGTGTTTAGAGAGCTTTcatggattaaaaaaaaatgtgagtAGGTCTTTTTTGAGACGGttttacgaatttttatctgtgagacgggtcaactctaccgatattcacaataaaaataatactattagcataaaaagtaatattttttcatggatgacccaaataagagatatgtctcacaaaatatgatccgtgagaccgtctcacacaaatttttgtcaaaaacTGTTTATCGGATGTATTCCTCTCATCTGACAAAATCTCGAATATTCGAGTTCTAACATTTATCGGGGagataaagaaaaaagaacTCGATATTTCATCGAGACAGAATCGAGTTTACGACAGTGACAGTAAACACTCCCATTACATTTAACATCTCGGTGGCATTGATatgagtttaaaaaaaaaaacaccaaatTAATAATCTTGaattaaaattgttaaaattgTCTTAAGTCTACGAATAGCTGAGGTGATAGACTTAAATCAAAGAATTAGATTTTGCCGAAAGGGATGCCTCTTCAAGTGGCACCCGTCAAATATTTTGCCTTTCCACTTTTGTTTCCTTTCTGTATCGCCGTTGCCACTTTTCTTCTGCTTCCTCAAcgaaaaatggaaaaaatggCGGAAAAAGTAAGGGAATCCAAGTGACCTGCCCGGTAAATTTTTCAATAAGTTTGCAAATTATTCGATGGACCGTCTTCTCTTTCTGTCGATCATCGTTTTCGCCCTATCTTTCAGCTCAGGTTTGTTTCGGTTGACTGGTTCTTCAATTtcaattcatttcttttttaattcttgCTTTAAAATTTTCGGTTTTTGGTTTTTTCCTAATGATTCTTGAAATCAGAGCTGGAGTCGACGACGTTCAAGATAGTCAACAAGTGCCGCCGCACCATATGGCCCGGCATACTTACCGGCGCCGACAGGCCGATTCTTTATCCCACGGGCTTTGTATTGAAGAGTGGGAAATCGAAGACTCTCACGGTGCCAGACTCATGGTCGGGTCGGATCTGGGCTCGGACTCACTGCTCCAACGACCCATCCACCGGGAAATTCACCTGCGGCACCGCGGACTGTGGGTCCGGAAAGTTACAATGCGCCGGGAGCGGCGCTATACCCCCCGCAACGTTGGCCGAGTTCACCCTCGACGGCGACCAGGGCCTTGACTTCTATGATGTCAGCTTGGTTGATGGGTACAACCTCCCAATGCTGATAGTGACCAGAGGAGGTACAAGAGGTGGTTGCAGCTCAACCGGGTGTCTGGTTGATTTGAACGGCGCTTGCCCGAGGGAGCTGACGGTGGCCCGTGGGAACGGCAGCCGGAGTGAAAGCGTGGCGTGCAAGAGCGCCTGCGAGGCGTTCGGGGATCCGATGTACTGCTGCAGCGAGGCCTTCAACACGCCGGACACGTGTCATCCGTCGGTGTACTCGGAATTCTTCAAGCATGCTTGCCCACGCGCCTACAGCTACGCGTACGACGACACGACGAGCACCTTCACCTGTGCCTCCGCCGACTACATTATAATCTTCTGCCCATTGCCTTACACCAGGTATAATCATCGTATGTATCATACACTTCGATAttgttaatttatgaaaattatacaTGAATTTCGAAATTGTATTCACGCAAGCAATGCcaccaaaaataaaaagttaattgCTGAAAAAAAAGTAAAGTGTGAATATATGCTATAGTATGACACGGATGAGCAAGAATCAGAACCAAAATGGCTTGGGAAGGAGACATTTAGAAGCTTTACATTATATCATTTTCCCTGCCAATTTAGCCTCCGGtgattattttaaactttgaattCGAGTTTGAGTTATATTGGTCTTGTAATCTTGTGAGATTGTGTTACTTGTTTTTGCCATTCGAATTAATTAAGAAAACCACAAAAAATGCTTTGGTAGTGTTTCCACTGTGTTTGTATAGGTATGTGATGGGAAAAGATTGAATGAAAATTGTATCACTCCATATTCCATGTTGATACATTTTCTGTGTATTCGTTATATAATTTGGTAGAGTTTCTCTGCTCCGTTATTTCAGCATGAAGATGCTGGGAGCACGCACGGACGAAGCAAAGTTGCCACTGGTTAACAAAACCATGATGTACATTGGGCGGCATCACACGAGTTTATCATCCCGAGGTTCGACCTCAATAGATGTAGGGGGGGTTGGGAATGCAAAAATGGTAGtcttagaaaaattatacataaaattcgGAACATTTTATTTGAGTGGCTGATCCACCCGGCAACTAGATAGAACCTCGTGCTGTTTTGCACTAACGTGCATGTTACTAACTGCAGTCGAATTCTTTCAGGCTGATTACCAGTCATTGTAGCCGAAGCATGATCATTTTGTTGTGAATTCCATGATACCGTTCAGGCTCCTGTTTCTCCATGGTTTCTTGGATTTGATCATAAGAAGTCTACAACATGAGGATGGCAAAGGGCTTACATGCTGTTACTCTGTCGTATCTTTGAGGTGTTCATTCTGTCCTATTTTTTCGTTTGTTGTTCGCCGGCTTGTTTTCTTAGTCTCGCGCATTGTCAAACTCAAACATTTATGACCTGAGTCACGTGAAATCAATTGCTCCACCACATGTTACTGCTGCGCATATTTAGATTAAATTGGCATTTTTTGTATGACTTGTATTTGTGTTGGAGTGTTCGAGTAGTGCCAACTCCCTTTCTTGTCTAAAATAATTAGTGGAGGGAAACGTTGTCTGTAATTTTTCTTCTACTTTGATTAAAACATGAAAGTGGACAGGGAAAC comes from Primulina huaijiensis isolate GDHJ02 chromosome 17, ASM1229523v2, whole genome shotgun sequence and encodes:
- the LOC140963126 gene encoding thaumatin-like protein 1b isoform X1 — protein: MDRLLFLSIIVFALSFSSELESTTFKIVNKCRRTIWPGILTGADRPILYPTGFVLKSGKSKTLTVPDSWSGRIWARTHCSNDPSTGKFTCGTADCGSGKLQCAGSGAIPPATLAEFTLDGDQGLDFYDVSLVDGYNLPMLIVTRGGTRGGCSSTGCLVDLNGACPRELTVARGNGSRSESVACKSACEAFGDPMYCCSEAFNTPDTCHPSVYSEFFKHACPRAYSYAYDDTTSTFTCASADYIIIFCPLPYTSMKMLGARTDEAKLPLVNKTMMYIGRHHTSLSSRG
- the LOC140963126 gene encoding thaumatin-like protein 1b isoform X2, which produces MDRLLFLSIIVFALSFSSELESTTFKIVNKCRRTIWPGILTGADRPILYPTGFVLKSGKSKTLTVPDSWSGRIWARTHCSNDPSTGKFTCGTADCGSGKLQCAGSGAIPPATLAEFTLDGDQGLDFYDVSLVDGYNLPMLIVTRGGTRGGCSSTGCLVDLNGACPRELTVARGNGSRSESVACKSACEAFGDPMYCCSEAFNTPDTCHPSVYSEFFKHACPRAYSYAYDDTTSTFTCASADYIIIFCPLPYTRLITSHCSRSMIILL
- the LOC140963671 gene encoding cold shock protein 2-like; protein product: MADLKTGTVKWFNDQKGFGFITPDDGSEDLFVHQSAIKSDGFRSLGDGESVEFVVEYGSDGRAKAANVTGPDGSSVQGTTRGGSYGGRDGGGYNGGGGGYGSRDGGGYNGGRDGGGYGGRDSGGYGGSRGGNRGGSGGGGGGGGCYKCGENGHMARDCSQGGGGGGGGRYGGGGGGGRYGGGGGGGGGGGGCYTCGEEGHFSRECPNSNR
- the LOC140963127 gene encoding uncharacterized protein — translated: MALLLRTYNTPRGGGFLLAVRGGGHAEQKVEEERRRDARWSPDGQLCPTVPNKSNYIHWMEDLLASNLISGTWADGKVNGFDLELEQIAFFPFLVLPFLVGSLLVQMLLM